The following proteins are co-located in the Trichormus variabilis 0441 genome:
- the uvrC gene encoding excinuclease ABC subunit UvrC — translation MRTSAQILPLVKDPERLEARLSEIPPEPGVYFMRDGSDRIIYIGKSRKLRSRVRSYFREGYNKTERIATMAKLVTEIEFIVTDTEAEALALEANLIKQHQPYFNVLLKDDKKYPYVCITWSEDYPRIFITRKRQLGKEKDKYYGPYTDSGLLREILRISKRIFALRQRPQPLFKDRPCLNYDLGRCPGVCQQLISPEEYRKTVQKVAMVFQGRTQELIDILSEQMEKAAEALNFEVAARIRDQIAGLKSLTAEQKVSLPDDTVSRDAIALAADAQHACIQLFQIRAGQLVGRLAFVAESHAEPGAILQRVLEEHYQTAESVEIPAEILVQHELPDAEILADVLTQRKGRKVTIFTPQRQVKAELIEMVERNAQYELQRMQKLGDRNHQATQDLAAILDLPDLPHRIEGYDISHIQGSNAVASQVVFIDGLPAKQNYRHYKIKNPTVTIGHSDDFASLAEVIQRRFRKYAEDPQLSRVGNPDWPDLIMIDGGKGQLSSVVAVLQEMNLLEDLRVISLAKRREEIFLPGESQPLKTDAEQPGVQLLRRLRDEAHRFAVSFHRQQRSDKLKRSRLDEIPGLGHHRQKQLLAHFRSVDYIRQATPAQIAEVPGIGPHLAQAIYDYFHPSHV, via the coding sequence GTGAGAACATCTGCTCAGATACTACCACTGGTGAAAGATCCAGAGCGTTTAGAAGCCCGTCTGTCCGAAATTCCACCGGAACCAGGGGTTTATTTCATGCGAGATGGGAGCGATCGCATAATATATATAGGGAAATCACGGAAATTGCGATCGCGGGTTCGTTCCTATTTCCGCGAAGGGTACAACAAAACTGAGCGCATAGCCACCATGGCCAAGTTGGTGACAGAAATTGAGTTTATTGTCACCGATACCGAAGCTGAAGCCTTGGCGTTAGAAGCCAACTTAATCAAGCAGCATCAGCCATACTTTAATGTGCTGCTCAAGGATGATAAGAAGTATCCCTATGTCTGTATTACATGGTCAGAAGACTATCCGCGCATTTTCATTACCCGAAAACGACAACTAGGTAAAGAAAAAGATAAATATTACGGGCCTTATACGGATTCAGGTTTGTTAAGGGAAATATTACGTATATCTAAGCGGATATTTGCCCTGAGACAACGCCCACAGCCATTATTTAAAGACCGTCCTTGCTTAAATTATGATTTAGGTCGGTGTCCTGGTGTGTGTCAACAGCTGATTTCCCCAGAAGAATACCGCAAAACTGTGCAGAAAGTGGCAATGGTGTTTCAGGGACGGACTCAGGAATTGATTGATATCTTGAGTGAACAGATGGAGAAAGCGGCGGAGGCGTTGAATTTTGAAGTAGCGGCGCGGATTCGTGATCAAATTGCTGGGTTAAAGTCTCTGACGGCGGAACAGAAGGTTTCCTTACCAGATGATACGGTGTCACGGGATGCCATTGCTTTGGCAGCTGACGCACAACACGCCTGCATCCAATTATTCCAGATTCGCGCTGGTCAATTGGTGGGACGCTTGGCTTTTGTGGCTGAATCCCATGCTGAACCAGGGGCTATTTTACAAAGGGTACTAGAAGAACATTACCAAACGGCAGAATCTGTAGAAATTCCCGCAGAAATTTTAGTCCAGCATGAGTTACCAGATGCTGAGATATTAGCTGATGTCTTAACCCAGCGTAAGGGAAGAAAAGTGACAATCTTCACACCCCAGCGCCAAGTTAAGGCAGAATTAATTGAGATGGTAGAGCGTAACGCCCAGTATGAATTGCAAAGAATGCAGAAATTAGGCGATCGCAATCACCAAGCAACCCAAGATTTAGCTGCTATTCTCGATTTACCCGACTTACCCCACCGCATCGAAGGTTATGATATTTCTCACATTCAAGGTTCTAATGCGGTAGCTTCCCAAGTCGTGTTCATCGATGGATTACCAGCCAAGCAAAATTATCGCCACTACAAAATTAAAAATCCCACAGTCACCATCGGGCATTCCGACGATTTTGCCAGTTTAGCAGAAGTTATCCAAAGAAGATTTCGCAAGTATGCAGAAGATCCGCAATTATCGCGGGTGGGAAATCCTGACTGGCCTGATTTGATTATGATTGACGGCGGTAAAGGTCAGTTATCATCGGTGGTTGCTGTTTTGCAAGAGATGAACTTATTAGAAGACTTGCGGGTGATTAGTTTAGCAAAGCGGCGCGAAGAGATTTTCTTACCAGGGGAATCCCAACCCTTAAAAACTGATGCTGAACAACCGGGGGTGCAATTGTTGCGAAGACTACGGGATGAAGCCCACCGCTTTGCTGTGAGTTTCCATCGTCAGCAACGCAGTGATAAACTGAAGCGATCGCGCTTAGATGAAATCCCTGGTTTAGGACACCACCGCCAAAAGCAGCTGCTAGCTCATTTTCGCTCCGTTGACTATATTCGCCAAGCCACACCTGCACAAATAGCCGAAGTTCCAGGGATAGGCCCACATCTGGCTCAAGCCATTTACGACTATTTCCATCCCTCTCATGTCTAA
- a CDS encoding 1,2-dihydroxy-3-keto-5-methylthiopentene dioxygenase gives MATLLLEDGTIESNLDEIARELAPLGVYIKHYDPGTSILFPHLLIQDALTDKEKCHIVDLHNSVFEFIQQENGYLWCDLLNVHPGSPNLQTLIATYAKYHTHTAPEALYVLAGEMIFGFVKPDGSQVQLLVQSQDYLHIPSGVEHWCSLTASLSFKAVRYFTAADGWVPNYTGTQLNDSLNK, from the coding sequence ATGGCGACCTTGTTACTGGAAGACGGCACAATTGAAAGCAATTTAGATGAGATAGCTCGTGAACTTGCCCCACTGGGAGTTTACATCAAGCACTATGACCCTGGTACATCTATACTGTTTCCTCATCTTTTAATACAGGATGCTTTGACAGATAAAGAGAAGTGTCACATTGTCGATTTACACAACAGTGTGTTTGAGTTTATTCAGCAAGAAAATGGTTATCTTTGGTGTGATTTGCTGAATGTGCATCCAGGTTCGCCTAATCTCCAAACTTTAATAGCTACCTACGCCAAATATCATACTCATACTGCGCCCGAAGCATTATACGTTTTGGCAGGTGAGATGATTTTTGGTTTTGTCAAACCCGACGGTAGCCAAGTACAGCTTTTAGTCCAGTCCCAAGATTATCTTCATATTCCTTCTGGGGTAGAACATTGGTGTAGCCTGACTGCATCTTTAAGTTTTAAAGCCGTGCGTTATTTCACAGCAGCAGATGGCTGGGTTCCCAATTATACTGGTACTCAGTTAAATGATAGTTTAAATAA
- a CDS encoding response regulator, translating to MTVHLLTKSHQFHLQPLKRILIVEDNDINRMLLSDYLSYSGYHVQSLSDGSNFFKTIEKFQPDLILLDLKLPDVDGYYLLEQIQQQQEFARIPVIVVSGFAFKVDQKRAIDLGARGYFVKPINLNALLIKISQELVVNCI from the coding sequence ATGACAGTACATTTACTGACAAAATCTCATCAATTTCATTTGCAGCCTCTAAAACGGATCTTAATTGTCGAAGATAATGATATCAATAGGATGTTATTAAGTGATTATCTGAGTTATAGCGGATATCATGTTCAAAGTTTATCGGATGGCTCCAATTTTTTCAAAACCATAGAGAAATTTCAGCCTGACTTGATTTTGTTGGACTTGAAATTACCAGATGTTGATGGATACTATTTACTTGAGCAAATCCAGCAACAGCAGGAATTTGCCAGGATACCAGTTATTGTTGTTTCAGGTTTTGCTTTTAAAGTTGATCAAAAAAGAGCTATCGATTTGGGCGCTCGTGGTTACTTTGTTAAACCTATAAATCTGAATGCTTTGCTTATAAAAATTTCTCAGGAATTAGTTGTTAATTGCATATAG
- a CDS encoding deoxyribodipyrimidine photo-lyase, 8-HDF type has translation MSDLVLFWHRRDLRITDNIGLATARQHSSKVVGVFCLDPNILERDDVAPVRVTYMIGSLQELQQRYVQAGSQLLILRGDPVQAIPHLAEALNAKAVFWNWDVEPYSQTRDRAIIATLKDKGIQCLTHNWDQILHSPDEIRSGSNTPYTVYTPFWKNWSSKPKAKPVETLHNVEGLTEAEQELAQKAGVKALPTAKDLGFFWDADLIIAPGEAAAQAKLAEFTAKAITEYQEQRNFPGVNGTSQLSAALKFGVIGIRTVWQTTLEALENSRSEETTTSIRTWQQELAWREFYQHAMYNFPELADGAYRATFKNFPWETNEEHFQAWCEGKTGYPIVDAAMRQMNESGWMHNRCRMIVASFLTKDLLINPQWGEKYFMQKLIDGDLSANNGGWQWSASSGMDPKPLRIFNPASQSQKFDPDAEYIRQWVPELRSMDTEYLVTGKITPLERHAVGYVKPIVDHQKQQQLFKQRYQQQKAIGI, from the coding sequence ATGTCCGACTTAGTTTTATTTTGGCATCGCCGCGATTTACGTATTACCGACAATATAGGACTAGCTACCGCTAGACAACACAGTTCTAAAGTCGTGGGGGTATTTTGTTTAGACCCGAATATTTTAGAAAGGGATGATGTTGCCCCTGTTAGAGTTACTTACATGATTGGTAGTTTACAGGAGTTGCAACAGCGATATGTGCAAGCAGGAAGCCAATTATTAATCCTACGTGGCGACCCAGTGCAAGCTATCCCTCATTTAGCAGAGGCATTAAACGCCAAAGCTGTGTTTTGGAATTGGGATGTGGAACCATATTCACAAACACGCGATCGCGCCATTATTGCTACCCTTAAAGATAAAGGTATCCAATGTCTTACCCACAACTGGGATCAAATACTCCATTCCCCAGACGAAATCCGTTCAGGTAGCAACACACCTTACACTGTTTACACCCCCTTTTGGAAAAATTGGAGTAGCAAACCTAAAGCTAAACCAGTAGAAACCCTGCACAATGTCGAAGGACTAACAGAAGCTGAACAGGAACTTGCTCAAAAAGCTGGAGTCAAAGCCTTACCCACGGCGAAAGATTTAGGATTTTTCTGGGATGCAGACTTGATAATTGCCCCAGGGGAAGCAGCAGCTCAAGCCAAGTTAGCAGAATTTACAGCCAAAGCCATCACTGAATACCAAGAACAGCGCAATTTTCCTGGAGTTAACGGCACATCACAGCTAAGTGCAGCCTTAAAATTTGGTGTCATTGGCATTCGCACCGTTTGGCAAACAACTTTAGAAGCTTTAGAAAATAGCCGCAGTGAAGAAACTACAACCTCTATTCGCACATGGCAACAAGAACTGGCCTGGCGAGAATTTTATCAACACGCTATGTATAACTTCCCAGAATTAGCTGATGGTGCTTACCGCGCAACCTTCAAGAATTTTCCTTGGGAAACCAACGAAGAACATTTTCAGGCTTGGTGTGAGGGCAAGACCGGTTATCCCATCGTTGATGCAGCCATGCGCCAGATGAACGAAAGCGGTTGGATGCACAACCGTTGTCGAATGATTGTCGCTAGTTTTCTGACCAAAGATTTGTTAATTAATCCCCAATGGGGAGAAAAATACTTTATGCAGAAGCTGATTGATGGTGATTTATCTGCCAACAACGGCGGCTGGCAATGGAGTGCTTCTAGCGGTATGGACCCCAAGCCACTACGGATTTTCAACCCCGCCAGCCAATCACAAAAATTTGACCCAGATGCAGAATATATTCGTCAATGGGTACCTGAATTGAGGTCAATGGATACGGAGTATTTAGTAACGGGTAAGATTACGCCTCTTGAGCGTCATGCTGTGGGTTATGTTAAACCAATCGTGGATCATCAAAAACAGCAGCAACTCTTTAAACAACGTTATCAACAACAAAAAGCCATCGGTATTTAA